From Candidatus Binataceae bacterium, one genomic window encodes:
- a CDS encoding SulP family inorganic anion transporter gives MNEADSGTSRFNLFSAARPQGAAQALRDGLAGFQLAAMNIPQALGYTKIAGMPVVTGFYTLLLPLLAFATFGSSRYLVVGADSATAAILASGLTTMAPEASAQYVVLAAEVAMLTAAMLLIARILGLGFLADFLSQTVLVGFLTGVGLQVGIASLPQMVDVQVESRRAIVQLYELIPHLHQVNVLTAELSIAVVILVLSLRHLAPKIPAAMIAAVGATAASAFWNFAARGVGVVGPLTGGLPHLALPPLHWQQIDNLQPLIPIAASCFIVIVAQSAATARFYAARHHQRIDEAADLIGLAAANAVASLSATFVVDGSPTQTAMVESSGGRSQLAQISTAAVVAIVLLFLTRPLQYLPRCVLGAIVFCIAIGLVDVKGLRDILRESPGEHLLALLTAAVVVVVGVEQAILVAMVLSLVRVLSHSYHPQTGVLVKGDQDVWELRPPKPGTVTEPGLAIYHFGASLFYANAGQFSDEVRTLVGDGPSAIRWLIVDAEAMANLDYTAARTMRDLHEHLKQIGVELAFARVAQSLKADLIRHRIIAAIGPGHTYPRLHDARAAFAASQKVNPPATGTASH, from the coding sequence ATGAACGAGGCGGATTCGGGGACTTCCAGATTCAATCTGTTCAGCGCGGCGCGGCCACAGGGCGCCGCGCAGGCGCTGCGCGATGGGCTCGCGGGCTTTCAGCTCGCGGCCATGAACATCCCGCAGGCGCTGGGCTACACGAAAATCGCCGGGATGCCGGTGGTCACGGGGTTCTACACCCTGCTCCTGCCGCTGCTGGCGTTTGCAACCTTCGGTTCGTCGCGCTACCTGGTGGTCGGCGCGGATTCAGCGACGGCTGCAATCCTGGCGAGCGGGCTCACCACGATGGCGCCCGAGGCGAGCGCGCAATATGTCGTGCTCGCGGCCGAGGTAGCGATGCTGACGGCGGCGATGCTCCTCATCGCGCGCATCCTCGGCCTCGGGTTCTTGGCTGACTTCCTGTCACAAACCGTCCTGGTCGGCTTTCTCACCGGAGTCGGACTCCAGGTCGGTATCGCCTCGCTGCCGCAGATGGTCGATGTCCAGGTCGAGTCGCGGCGCGCGATCGTTCAACTCTACGAGCTCATTCCTCATTTGCACCAGGTCAACGTCCTGACCGCTGAACTCTCGATCGCTGTTGTTATCCTGGTTCTGAGCCTGCGGCATCTGGCGCCGAAGATACCGGCGGCAATGATCGCCGCGGTCGGCGCGACGGCAGCCAGCGCATTCTGGAACTTCGCCGCGCGAGGCGTCGGAGTCGTCGGTCCGCTGACCGGCGGTCTGCCTCATCTCGCTTTGCCACCGCTTCACTGGCAGCAGATTGATAATCTTCAGCCGCTAATTCCGATTGCGGCATCGTGCTTCATCGTTATCGTCGCGCAGAGCGCGGCGACCGCGCGGTTCTACGCCGCGCGGCATCATCAGCGCATCGATGAAGCCGCCGACCTGATCGGCCTCGCGGCCGCGAACGCCGTCGCGTCGCTCAGCGCAACCTTTGTCGTCGATGGCAGCCCGACGCAGACCGCGATGGTCGAGAGCTCCGGCGGCCGCAGTCAGCTCGCGCAGATATCGACCGCGGCCGTGGTTGCGATCGTGCTCCTCTTCCTGACCCGTCCGCTGCAGTACCTCCCGCGATGCGTGCTCGGCGCGATCGTGTTTTGCATCGCGATCGGCCTCGTCGATGTGAAGGGCTTGCGCGATATCCTGCGCGAAAGCCCGGGCGAACATCTGCTGGCCCTGCTCACCGCGGCGGTCGTGGTGGTTGTTGGTGTCGAGCAGGCGATCCTGGTCGCGATGGTGTTGTCGTTGGTGCGCGTGTTGTCACACAGTTATCATCCGCAGACCGGCGTACTGGTCAAAGGTGATCAGGATGTCTGGGAACTTAGGCCCCCGAAGCCGGGCACGGTGACCGAGCCGGGGCTTGCGATCTATCATTTCGGGGCCTCGCTCTTTTACGCGAATGCAGGCCAGTTCTCCGACGAGGTGCGGACTCTAGTCGGCGACGGCCCATCCGCGATTCGCTGGCTCATAGTCGACGCGGAAGCGATGGCGAATCTCGACTACACCGCCGCGCGTACCATGCGCGACTTGCACGAGCATCTGAAGCAAATCGGCGTTGAGCTCGCCTTCGCACGCGTCGCTCAATCGCTCAAAGCGGATCTAATCCGCCACCGCATCATCGCAGCGATCGGCCCCGGCCACACTTATCCGCGTCTCCACGACGCCCGCGCGGCCTTCGCCGCATCACAAAAAGTCAATCCTCCCGCCACTGGCACCGCGTCCCATTGA
- the katG gene encoding catalase/peroxidase HPI, giving the protein MAEEAKCPFTGATHEQTNHDWWPNQVSIQILRRNSSESDPMGEEFDYAKEFKSLDLNAVVKDLHALMTDSQDWWPADFGHYGPLFIRMAWHAAGTYRIGDGRGGAGTGQQRFAPLNSWPDNANLDKARRLLWPIKQKYGRKLSWADLLILTGNVALESMGFKTFGFGGGREDVWEPEELYWGPESVWLDDKRYTGDRDLQNPLGAVQMGLIYVNPEGPNGKPDPVAAARDIRETFRRMAMNDEETVALIAGGHTFGKTHGAGDAALVGPDPEAAAVEQQGIGWKSKYASGIGGDAITSGIEVTWSATPTKWSNEYFKNLFSYEWELTKSPAGANQWKPKNGAGNGTVPDAHDKTKRHAPAMLTTDLSMRMDPAYEKISKRFYEHPDQFADAFARAWFKLTHRDMGPIARYLGPLVPKEHLSWQDPIPAVNHPLIGDQDIAALKQKILASGLSVSQLVSTAWASASTFRGSDKRGGANGARIRLAPQKDWEVNQPAQLKKVLATLEEIQKGFNGSASGGKKVSLADLIVLGGCAAIEKAAKDAGIELKVPFRPGRMDASQEQTDVESFEPLEPRADGFRNYLSGKQRWSSEELFIDRAQLLKLTPPEVTVLVGGLRVLGANAGQSKHGVFTKKPETLTNDFFVNLLDMRTQWQPAAGAEGAYEGRDRKTNELKWTGTRVDLLFGSNSQLRALAEVYACADAKEKFAKDFAAAWSKVMDSDRFDLR; this is encoded by the coding sequence ATGGCAGAGGAAGCGAAGTGCCCGTTTACGGGCGCGACCCACGAACAAACAAACCATGATTGGTGGCCGAACCAGGTAAGCATTCAGATTCTTCGCCGGAACTCGTCCGAGTCCGATCCGATGGGCGAGGAGTTCGACTACGCCAAGGAATTCAAGAGCCTCGACCTCAATGCCGTGGTCAAAGATCTGCACGCATTGATGACAGACTCGCAGGATTGGTGGCCTGCGGATTTTGGCCATTACGGGCCGCTCTTCATTCGCATGGCGTGGCACGCCGCGGGCACCTACCGCATCGGCGACGGTCGCGGCGGCGCCGGAACTGGCCAGCAGCGCTTTGCGCCGCTCAATAGCTGGCCCGATAACGCCAACCTCGACAAAGCGCGCCGGCTGCTGTGGCCGATCAAGCAGAAATACGGGCGCAAGCTCTCCTGGGCCGACTTGCTGATTCTGACCGGGAACGTCGCGCTCGAATCGATGGGCTTCAAGACGTTTGGTTTCGGTGGCGGGCGCGAGGATGTCTGGGAACCCGAAGAGCTCTACTGGGGTCCCGAATCGGTTTGGCTGGATGACAAGCGCTACACCGGCGACCGCGATCTGCAGAATCCTCTCGGCGCCGTGCAGATGGGTCTGATCTACGTCAATCCGGAAGGGCCGAACGGCAAGCCTGATCCGGTCGCGGCCGCGCGGGACATTCGCGAGACGTTCCGCCGCATGGCGATGAACGACGAAGAGACGGTTGCGTTGATTGCCGGCGGTCACACCTTCGGCAAAACCCACGGCGCCGGCGATGCGGCGCTGGTGGGACCCGATCCGGAAGCCGCCGCTGTCGAACAACAGGGTATCGGTTGGAAGAGTAAATACGCGTCCGGCATCGGCGGCGACGCGATCACCAGCGGCATCGAAGTCACCTGGAGTGCGACGCCAACCAAGTGGAGCAACGAGTACTTCAAGAACCTGTTCAGCTACGAATGGGAACTGACCAAGAGTCCGGCAGGCGCGAATCAATGGAAACCGAAGAACGGGGCGGGTAACGGCACCGTGCCCGACGCGCACGACAAGACCAAGCGTCACGCGCCTGCGATGCTCACGACCGACCTCTCGATGCGGATGGACCCGGCGTACGAAAAGATTTCGAAGCGCTTCTACGAGCATCCGGATCAGTTCGCCGACGCCTTTGCGCGCGCATGGTTCAAGCTGACGCATCGCGACATGGGGCCGATCGCGCGTTATCTCGGGCCACTCGTTCCGAAGGAGCATTTGAGTTGGCAGGATCCCATCCCGGCCGTGAATCATCCGCTGATTGGCGACCAGGACATCGCTGCGCTGAAGCAGAAAATCCTGGCGTCGGGCCTGTCGGTTTCGCAGCTCGTCTCGACGGCATGGGCATCGGCGTCGACGTTCCGCGGAAGCGACAAGCGCGGCGGAGCGAACGGCGCGCGTATCCGCCTCGCGCCGCAAAAGGACTGGGAGGTCAATCAGCCGGCGCAGCTCAAGAAGGTGCTGGCTACGCTCGAAGAGATTCAGAAGGGCTTCAATGGATCTGCGTCGGGCGGGAAGAAGGTCTCGCTCGCCGATCTTATCGTTCTCGGCGGATGCGCGGCGATCGAGAAGGCCGCGAAAGATGCAGGGATCGAACTGAAGGTTCCGTTCAGGCCGGGGCGCATGGACGCGTCGCAGGAGCAGACCGACGTCGAATCATTCGAACCGCTCGAACCGCGGGCAGATGGCTTCCGCAACTATCTGAGCGGCAAGCAGCGCTGGTCGTCTGAGGAGCTATTTATCGATCGCGCGCAATTGCTGAAGCTGACACCGCCTGAAGTGACGGTCCTTGTCGGCGGCCTGCGAGTGCTTGGGGCAAATGCCGGGCAGTCAAAGCATGGCGTCTTCACCAAGAAGCCAGAAACCTTGACGAATGACTTCTTCGTCAACCTGCTCGACATGCGCACGCAATGGCAGCCGGCGGCCGGCGCCGAAGGTGCGTACGAAGGACGCGATCGCAAGACCAACGAGCTGAAGTGGACTGGCACCCGAGTCGACCTGCTCTTCGGTTCGAACTCGCAACTGCGGGCGCTGGCGGAAGTCTACGCGTGCGCGGATGCGAAGGAGAAGTTCGCCAAAGACTTCGCGGCGGCCTGGTCCAAGGTGATGGATTCCGATCGCTTCGACCTGCGCTAA
- a CDS encoding transcriptional repressor has product MGQEWLMQEPRLLDRQWREKYSIERLGEFVARCRKRRIAVTPQRLAVIQALLASENHPSTDEIFAAVRRQHPHVSLATVHRILNEFCETGEARKVTLLHDAARYDGNVEPHHHVICVRCKRVSDIEILDVDKLLEGTPSLGQFALLRCSLEIEALCKRCQLVEKRAARDGLQKQETKL; this is encoded by the coding sequence GTGGGCCAGGAGTGGTTGATGCAGGAACCTCGGCTTTTGGATCGACAGTGGCGTGAGAAGTACTCCATCGAGCGGCTCGGCGAGTTCGTCGCGCGCTGTCGTAAGCGGCGGATCGCCGTGACACCCCAGCGCCTGGCGGTCATCCAGGCGTTGCTCGCTTCCGAGAATCATCCGAGCACCGACGAAATATTCGCCGCCGTACGCCGCCAGCATCCGCACGTGTCGTTAGCCACGGTCCATCGGATTCTGAACGAATTTTGCGAAACAGGAGAGGCGCGCAAGGTAACGCTGCTGCACGATGCCGCGCGCTATGACGGCAACGTCGAGCCTCATCACCACGTCATTTGCGTGCGATGCAAACGGGTCAGCGACATCGAGATACTCGATGTAGACAAGCTTCTCGAAGGCACACCGAGCCTTGGACAGTTCGCATTGCTGCGCTGTTCACTCGAAATCGAGGCGCTGTGCAAGCGCTGCCAGCTTGTCGAGAAGCGAGCCGCGCGCGACGGGCTACAGAAACAGGAAACTAAACTTTAG